The genome window CCGCCTTGCCGGCCTCGTCGTCGAACGGCAGCACGTTCAGGCGGGAGGTCAGCTCGGTCGCTCGGAGCACTCGCTCCGACATGGCCTGGAACTCGGGGGAGTGGATGCGCATCAGGAGGTCGCTCGGCATCCCACGATCCTCCCTCCGCGCCGCTCTGGCATGGGGCCGGACACGCCAGCGCGGTCGGGCCAGCCCGCTCCGCCGGACCGACCGGCGCTGTCGGACCTCTCGGGTAGCATCCCCGCATGGCCATCGAGGTGCTCCCCGCGACCGGGCGCTGGGACGATTTCGCCACGTTCATGGTGCCGCGGAAGGCCGGCGCGGGCGGTTGCGTGTGCATGTCCTACCGGGACGCGCGCCTGTCGATGCCGGAACGCGTCGACTACATGCACCGCGAGTGCTCCGCCGAGCCCGGCCCCGGCGTCCTGGTCTACGCCGACGGCGAGGTCGCGGGCTGGTGCTCGGTCGCGCCCAAGTCCACGTACCGGCGGCTGATGAACTCCCGCACCATCCCGCACCTCGACGAGGAGCGCGACCCCTGGTCGATCGTCTGCTTCGTGGTGCGCGGCGGGTTCCGCAAGCGCGGGCTGATGCACGACCTTCTCGACGGGGCGGTGGAGCACGCGAGGACGTCGGGGGCGGCGCTCGTGGAGGGGTACCCGGTCGAGACGCGGGGCGAGCGGGTGGACGTGATCAGCGGCTACGTCGGGACGGTCGAGCTGTTCGAGAAGCACGGGTTCGCGCGGGTACAGGAGACGGACGCGCACTCCGGCGGGGCGGTGCGGTGGGTGATGCGGCGCGAGCTGGACTGAGTCTCCGCTCACGACGACCCGCGATCAGCACGACGGCCGCCGACCCATTCCGGGCCGGCGGCCGTCGTGCCACCGAGGGGGAGGGCGGAGGACTCACCCCCGGCTGATCCGCCTCCGGTAGATCGCGGTGGCGAAACCGTAGGCGACCACCAGGATGCCGACGCACCAGGCGAGGGCGATCCAGATGTCGCCGGTGACCGGCTGCTCGGCGAACAGGGCCCGGATGGTGTCCACGATCGGCGTCACCGGCTGGTGCTCGGCGAACCAGGCGACCGGGGCCGGCATGGTGTTGGTCGGGACGAACGCCGAGCTGATGAACGGCAGGAAGATCAGCGGGTAGGCGAACGCTCCCGCGCCGTCCACGGTCTTCGCCGACAGTCCGGCGATCACCGCCACCCAGGTCAGCGCCAGGGTGAACAGCACCAGGATCCCGGCGACTCCGAGCCAGGCGAGCACGCTCGCGCCGGTGCGG of Leifsonia shinshuensis contains these proteins:
- a CDS encoding GNAT family N-acetyltransferase yields the protein MAIEVLPATGRWDDFATFMVPRKAGAGGCVCMSYRDARLSMPERVDYMHRECSAEPGPGVLVYADGEVAGWCSVAPKSTYRRLMNSRTIPHLDEERDPWSIVCFVVRGGFRKRGLMHDLLDGAVEHARTSGAALVEGYPVETRGERVDVISGYVGTVELFEKHGFARVQETDAHSGGAVRWVMRRELD